ATTTAACAAGGTGGTTTTGCCTGCGCCGGCATTTCCACACACTAAAATATTAACCCCTAAGGCCACCGCGGTTTTTAAAAAATGAAGGCAGTTTTTACTTAAAAATTTATTGTCGATTAAAAAATCATCGTTAATTTTTTTGTGGTTAAATTTTCTAATTGAAACAATAGCTGCACTGGTGCACGCCGGTGGCACCACAATGTGTACCCTGCTGCCATCTTTTAGTTTGCCATCTACAATGGGAGTCAGTGCGTTAACTTGTCGAGCGCAACTATCAAGTAACCTATCAACAAAACGACGTAAGTGACGTTCATCGTCAAACTTGCTGGCTGTACATAGCAATTTTCCTTGCTTATCTATCCAAATATTTTGCGTGTCGTTAATTAAAATATCGCTTACTTGGTCATCTAGCATAAATTGCGCTATTGGCCCTAAGCCTTGTATTTCGTCGTACACGGCTTGAACTACTTGAGCTTGTTGATGGCTGTTAAATGATGATTCTGAAAATTCATCAATATCACTGCAAAGGGCGGATATTTTTTCGAGCAGTGCATCATTAAGCAAAGCACTTGGGTCTTGCTCGTATTCTTCTATTACCGCATCGTGAAGGATTTTTTTAAGGGTTTCAAAGGTATTTAAATTGGTTTGTACAGACTCTGATTTACTCGATAAATTAAACATAGCGCCTCACTTAGCTACATATACAGCTTGGTTTTTAACGCCTTTAACCACTTGAATTGTCCGGCTAGTTTGTAATTGTGAGAAGTTTTGCAAGCGCCCTTGTTCGATGTCGTACGCACTGTGTACAATTATGGATACTTTGTCTTGGTTATCAATTGCGGCTAATGAATACACATCTTTAGGAAGTACAGCCAACACTAATGACACACCCGCGCTGGTTGACGGCTCTTTTTTTGCTAGGCTGTCCATCACGCCATTTTTTTGTGCTTTATTGGCTGGCCCTTTTGAAATACCAATAAGTTGCACATCACGCGCAACAGTTCTTACAAGTCGATTTGTTTTAGCAACAATATCCAAGCGGTCGCCTTTATGCACCCGCGATAAAGGAATATCTAACGTGGTTAACTTTAATGTATAAAGCACTCTGCCTGCGGGGATGGCCTCTGATAAATTTTGGCTTTTAACCTGCATAAAATCTGTTTCAAATAATGGTTGTTCACCCATTTTATTAGTGGCTAATTGCTTACCAATAAAGGCGCGGGGGTTTTGTATACTTAGCGCCATGTTTGCATAGTGACTGGGGTTTACATCTTTTTGGGTAATGTCGTGCACGCTTACTACTTGCCCCGCCGACATATTTTTATTTACCACCCAGGCAGTAACTAAGTCTTGTTCGTTTACTTGTCTGATCCCAAGCGCTGAGGCCAGCATGCCAGAGGTGATAAGTAAGGTGATTGCAGCGGTGGTCGCGCCTTTATTATTTTTACTTTTCATAATTTCCTCCTGACAAATTGCACTGCCACACGGTTGTGGCAGTGTGATTTAGGTAGTTATAATAAATTTAATTACCTTGTGAACCACCGGCTGCTGTACGTGTTGCAGCATCACCACTTGGCGTTGCATTAATAAGCGCAGCACTTTCACTGAAGTCAGAAGCAACAAAGGTAAATGAGCTACCATCACCTGCGTAAACATCTACTGCATCAACATAGCCAGAGCCTGAAATTTCTGCAGTGCCTTCGGCGTTGATCATGCCATCAAACACATAGCTTTGATCTAACGAGCCGATTGCTTCTGCCACATCTTCAAGTTCGCTGGTTACTGAGTCACGTAAGGTTGATAAACCAATCACCAGCGCTGCCACCATAGACGTTGAAAGAATAATTAGCTCAGAAGTAAGTACAAAGCCTTGTTGTTTTTTACTGTTTAAGTTGCTTTTCATAGTTTTCATAATGATCACCTTAAATGTGTTAGAGCTTATGCCCACTTTATATATAGCGAGGACTGTGCCATTAATTAAATATATAAAAATCAGTGGTTTATATATTTTTTATAAGATGTGCTTTGCTTATCCTTGTTATGATTCGCATTTTGCAAATCATTATTAAAGTGTGTTAAATCGCAAGCACAGTTTAAATAAAAGGCAAGGTGTTAACTCATTTATGGCAGGTTTTAAAAGTAGAATAACGAGCAATTTTATCGAGGGATTCACAAAGCGAGATAGGGTAAAACAACGACGAGGATGGCTATTTTAATTATTAAGGTAGGTACGTTGCTTTTACTTTTTATAAGTGTGTTTAAGTAAGGAGAGCATAGTTTAATAAAAAAAGGCCTTACGGCCTTAATTTTAACAATTACCAAGTACCGAAAGTTTCGCGTAGCGCGCTGTGGCTTGGCTGTGCTGCGCATCAAAACCTATTGCCTCATTATAATAATGACACGCCAACGCGTTATCAGGTGTCGCCTCAGCTATTAGCCCTTTATGATAGTAATAATGGCTTTTAACAGCGCCAAATTTATAGGCAAGCTCTAAATAGTTTGCTGCAATAACATAGTCCCCTTGTGCATAATAAATAGATGCCATTTGTAAATACGGTGAAGCCTCAGTACCAAATTCATCAATAGCGTATTGGGCAATTTGTTTAGCTTTGACTAAATTGCCTTGCTCAATAGCTAAGTTAATACCTAAAGACAATGCATTTAAAGGCGGTTCAGGTAAATTAAGTAACTTGTTTATTACCGGCTGCGCCTGATTAGCCCGCCCGCTTTTATAAAGCGCATAAGCTGATATAGATAAAATAACTTTATTGTTAGGGTGCTCAAGCATTAGCTGGTTAAGCTCATGCACAAGTGCTAAACAATTAACTGCGCTTACCCCTTCACACGTTAAAGTACGGGTATTTAATGCATACTTAGTAACAATATCACTTAGTGCAGAATGTGGGTTTACACTGGGCGCATAATCTATATGTGCGCAGCCCGATATGCTCAGTAAAATAACGATATATATTATTTTCATAACCCTTGCTCCTGTATAAAACTGGCCATTTGGCTATCTAAATCAACTGTTTGCCACACGCGTAAGTTATTTACCGGCTCGCGGACTAAATTAGGTGTAACTACAATAATCAACTCGCGGTTGTTTTCGCTTTTACTGGTTGTTTCGCTTAGTTTACCAAACAGGCTCTCGCCGTTTGCATCGGGTACAAAGTCGTGACTGGCGTTGTTATCTGTACTAATTAAGCCACCAATAATGAAAGGTTGCCCATCTTGTAAACGGGTCGATGTTTGCATGCTGCGTGTATTAAATGCACTGCTGTTTAGACTGCTGCCGGTGCTTTGCGCTATTTCTGCTGTAAGAGTGGTATCTGGTAATGAAATAACCGGATTTAAATCAAGGGTTATGCGGTCTTTGTCATCCACTAATGCACGAACATTAAGCTCAACGCCAAACGATTTAAACTCAGTACCACTAAACACAGAACCGCTATTACCTTGTTGCCCGCTGGTAACGCCTGATGGGCTATAGCTTGTAGGTACTGGCACTTCGCCGCCTACTTTAAATACCGCACTTTCGCCTGCAAGTACGCTAAGTGTAGGTCGCGAAAGCGTTCTTGAAATTCCCTCTTGCTCTAGCAAAGAAAACAACATATCAATGGCAAATTGCGAGGTTGATAACTGCAAGTTATTTGTTAATTGGCCGCCAATTAATTGCAGTGCGTTTTCTATTGATGCCGAGCCAGACTCACGGGCATTCATTCCTTCTAGGCCAAATAAACCTTGCTCCTTGTTATACCCATTCGAAAGCACGCTAATATCTGGACGCCATTGCTTTAAGCGGCGCTGATTAACCTCATAAAGTTGCACCGATACCCTCACTTGAGGTAAATCTTCTACCTCTATGCTTGAGAGCACTTTACCTTTAGCCACCGAGAGCAAGGTTGCCCGCGCTACATTTGAATTTACATTACTTAAAGTAAGGCCTGAATCATCATTTAATAACCCGCCAGACTCATTTGCGAGTACTTCAATAGCGTTTGTTTCGGTTTGCGCTGTGCTACTGATAAGCCCATTAGGATCGAGCGTCGATGTGGGTGCTTGGCTTGCTTGCTCTGGTTCAAATAACTTATTGATGGTATTTAACAAACGCACCAGTTCAATTTGATTTTTAACTGTGCCGCTGAGCATAAACACATCGTTTTCATCGTTTGATAACTCATCAACCGAAATACGTTTAACAGTTACTTTGTCTGCTCCCATCGATTTTAACACCTCAGCGATACGTACCTCTTTAGGTTTGGGTGCTTGTGTAACTTTTATTAGGTTAATAATGGCTACTTTATTTGAGCTTTGCGCTAAGCCATTGTTTAAATTACCCATGCCTTGTAAGCGCTGTGCTAAAGAGTTAAACATACCTTGGTTAGGTGCAGAGGTAATAACCGGTTGCGCCGCTTGCGAGCTGCTAGCATATAAATAGTTTTTTGCTGCTTCATGGGCTGCATGACGGTAATTAAGAGTAGGGACTTCGCCGCGCAGTACTACCGCATGTCTATCAGGTGCAATGGTGAGTGCTAAGTTAGAATGAATATCGTTAAGGGCATTTTCAAGTACACTGTAGTCTTCGGTTACGCCAAGCAAAAATGTTTCAGATGTGTTGTCGTCATACCATACCATCATAGAGGTACGGCCTAACTTTTTAGCTAAAATTAACAGCTCGCGTCCGTTTACAACGTTTACATCGAGTGTGGTTTCGTGGCCTAGCGCAACACGTGCTATATCGCGGTTAAATACAAAGCGTGTATGGGTCCACTTAACTAAGTGGGATACTTCTTTTACTCTATCGCCATTAGCATTTTCTATGTAATTTAAATTGCTTTGTTGGGCCGAAATACAACAAGGTAAAAAAAGTAACACTGCGATGATTGTTTTAAACATATGCGCGTCCTCATTTATGCTTTGTGTATACAGAGCAATTATAAGACCAGCGTTATATTTATAGTAAATTCAATAAACTAATTAAAAGTAGCAACGATGTGTGGAAGGAGTTTGTATTTTGATTTGCAAAATGCAAATGAAGTTAGGAGAAAAGGCACAAAGCAGTGCTTTGTGCCAAAAGTATTAATGCAGCGCGGCTGTAAAAGGAATACTTTTACAAATTTCAGCTTCGGCTACTAGTAGCTCTTCTAAACGAATATCAACTTCTTCTTTATCAAAGTATTCGTATGCTAACTCTACAAATAAGTTTTTATGTTTTTCTTCTGATTTAGCAATCGCCACATAAAAGTCTTTTTCTTTGCCTTCGGGTAATGCTTTGGCAACCAATGAAAAGCGCTCGTGGCCGCGGGCTTCAATAACGCCGCCAACCAATAATCTATCCATTAAAAATCCATCGCGTCCATGTCTAAATAAAGCACGTATTTGTTTTATGTATGGATCTTTTTTGTCATCACCTAAATTAGTATCGCGTTCAATAAGCAGTTTAAGCACTTGTTTAAAGTGAATTAACTCCTCAAGCGCTAAATCGGTCATGGCTTTTACTAGTTTACGTTTGTCTGGGTAATGAGAGAGCATAGAAATTGCCATACCCGATGCCTTTTTTTCTGCAGCGGCGTGGTCTTGTAAAAATGTATTAAAGTCGGCTAATACCGCTTCGGTCCATTCAAAGGGGGTGTTGTATTTTAATTCAAACATTTTTTGTACTACTTAAAAAATAATGCGGAGATTTTAGCGTATTTAATAGTAAAAATCTTGCAGCGCAGGGCAAAATTAACGCATATAGGGTAAATGCTTATCTATGCGCCCTTTTGCTGTTGAGTCAATTTTTAATGGGTGTTTTATATCATTCCACGCGGTCACTTTGCCACCTCTATTCATTTTTTCAAAGTCGGTACGATCGCTTTTAATACCCAAAAACGCAGTAAGCTCGGCAAAACTTTGCGGCTTGGCTATATCAATTTCTAAATACTCGTTACTACGGTGTTTAAAATACTCTCGGGCATTAGCTAAATGTGTGTTGTAACACTCTGCTAAATAATCATCTTGGTTAATATTTTCAATCGATAAGTCATTAAAGGTGCTTAAGTAACACCGTTTTATATGAATATTAAAACCGCCGTCTGGACGCGTTAAATTAGTATGCATTCGTAGCAGCAATTGCCTAATTGAGGCAATCCAAGGGGTTTTTTCGCGCACTAAATAAATAAATTTTGAACCGGGGTAATGGCTATCTAATGCTATGTAGTCATTAAATATGGGGGTATCGGCTATGGCTGTGGCGTTTTCAAAACAATACGAGGTGTACGCGGTGTGCGCCGTGGCAATGCCAAACTCTAAAAAAGCGTGGCATACACTCGTGGTGCCTGTACGCGGCAGCCCTATTATAAATATTTTACTCATTACTGCTATTACTAACTATTGCGTGTTACAAGCAGTAAAAAGGCACAAATAACCATCACTAAAAAGGTGGCAATGGTACCAATTTGACGATATTTAAGGTTTTTTTCGACTATGCCTAAATTGTGAAAAACGCGCCCTATTAATAATGCGCCGCCTAAAATATTACAATAATGACTGGCAAGGCCTTGATATTCAGCTAAAAAAAGCAAAATAAGTGCAAAGGGTACGTATTCAATAAAATTAGCATGGGCACGCACAGCACGTTGTAATTTAGGGTTGCCGTTATCGCCAAGCGACACTTGTTCGCTGCGGCGCACTTTGATCACATTAAAACTTAAGTAAATATAATAAAACGCTAAAAGCGCAGCATACGTTGAAACTATCACGGTGTTGTCCTATTTTATTTTTGGCAATAATAACATAGTTTTGCACAATCATTAGTTTACTTAGTAACTATGCTACAGTGTGTATTAGTTGAATTTTATAACGCAATGAAAGGAATTTATGTTTGTCCCTCGCAAAGTAGCCGACCGCTATCGTGAAATGATCAACAGCATTGGCTTTTACCCTTCGGTGCTTTCTGTTGGTTTTTTACTTTTTGCTGTAATTACCATGTCGCTTGAATACATAGCGCCTGTAGAGCAGATTAAGTCGTTTATATCTGTGGTATTAGTAGATAGCGCTGAAAATGCCCGCACCATTTTAAGCACATTAGCAGGCAGTATTATATCGCTTACGGTGTTTAGTTTTTCAATGGTGATGGTGGTTTTAAATTCGGCCAGTGCCAGTTTATCTCCGCGAGTTGTTCCTGGGCTTATTACCCGTAAGTCGCATCAAATGGTATTGGGCTTTTATTTAGGCAGCATAATTTACTCAATTATTATGCTCATTAATATTAATAAGCTTGAAGGTGGCGATACCGCTATTCCATCGCTTGGGGTACTGCTGTCGTTGGTATTTGGTTTAGTATCGCTTGGCTTGTTTGTATTTTTTATTCATTCAATATCTAAAGCCATTCAAGTAGATAATGTACTTAATGGCCTATTTAGCCAAACAAAACGTGAAATTAAAGCCATTATAGATAGGCAATCAGAAAAACCATTCACTGACTTTCCTGATTTTACTCAATGGCACTCAGTTAATAGCACCACCGAGGGCTACTACAAAGGGGTGCATACAGATAAGTTATGCGCCATTTTAGCTGAGGAAAATATTCGGGTGTATATCTCGGTAAACCAAGGTTACTTTACCGTTAAAGGCTATCCGTTTTTAAAATGCGATACATACATTTCAAATAATGAAGAGCTTATAGCCAAAATATTAGATTGTTTTATTTTTTATATAGAAGAGTACATTAGTGACCATTACCGTTATGGATTAACGCAAATTTCAGAAATTGCCGTTAAGGCAATGAGCCCTGGTATTAACGATCCCGGCACAGCGGTTAAATCAATAGATATGCTGAGTATTTTATTAATTGAGCGCCTGTCACTTAACGATACAAATTATTCGTTTAAACACAGCAACAATGCCCCGTTACTCTTTATACACGAAACCAGTTTTGATGAGTTATTGCACGATAATTTTACGCCACTGCGTAATTACGCAAAAGGAGATGCGTATGTAATGACGAACGTTTTAGAGGCATTTAAAAATATATTGTTTGTAGCGCATGGCAATGATGCAGCCCGAAACAGCCTATTTAATTACTTAAATGCTATTGTAGATGACATAAACGAGCACGTAAGTAACGAATACGACAGACAAGAGATTACCAACATGCTTAACGCGATTGCCCGCATTAGCAAGCCACAAGGAGATAAACTAGTGGCCCGTTTTACGAGCCAACATACTAGTCAATAAAGTAAACCGCATAGCTAGACGCTGTTACTTTAATTTCGCCAGCATGATACGCATCAGGAACAAAATTACCGGGTGCGCTATCTGCTACCATCATGGTTTTTTCTGAGCGAGCATAAGGCTGCGCAGGTACGTTCATTGGGCTTAACGATGCCGTATATAACCCTTTTAGCTCAACGCCGTAGTCGGCACTTAATTCTTTTGCGGCTTTACGAGCATCTTGAATGGCCAGTTTTTGCGCCTGTTTGTGCAGCTCTTCATAGTTACTTGCTAAAAATTGAGTTTGATTTATTTGGTTTATGCCATTATTTACCAGGTTTTGTAACAGCTGAGGGTATTTTTCGATTTGCGAGAGTTTAACGCTTAACGTGCGCGATACTCTAAAACCTTTAAATTCTTGCTCGCCAGAGCTTCTGTTGTATTGGCTTTCGCGATTTATAGAAATATGCCCTGCATTAATATTACCGTCTTTAATACCAAGCTCTTTTACTAATTTGATTGCTTTGGCCATGGTTTTATCGGCTTTATTTTTAGCATCAATTAAGTCTTTATCTATTTCTACAATGCCTACGCTTAATTGTACGTAATCAGGCATAGTGGTAACGGTTGCTTCACCTTTAACATAAATATGGGGAGCGTTAGGCGTTGAGTTTGCATGCGCACCAAGGCTTAAGGTACTTAAGGCAATTGCGCTACTTAATATAAGAATGTGTGTTTTCATCGCATTATCCATTGTATTTTTGTTGTCACCATTAAAGAGCCTACGTGGTTAACAATAAATGAACAAGCACAAAAAAACAGGCAATTGCCTGTTTTTTGTAACTGGCTGTAACGCAACGTACAGCCTTATTTACTTTATGCTACTTAGCGTAATCAAATGCTACAGCGTTTGTAGTTGCGGTATTTTGGTAACCAGTAATTTTTATCAATAGCTGCCCACAGTGCATCGTCGCTGATCTCTAGCGCTACGCCCTCTTCAATTGCTTTTTTTGCTACTGCAAATGCAATACGCTTACTTAACGTTTCAATTTCAGTCAGTGCAGGTAATAAGCTGCCTTTACCGGTGTTTGCACGTGGTGATGACTCAGCAAGCATTTCGCTCGACATACTTAGCATTGCATCGGTAATGCGTGTTGCTTTTGCTGCAATTACACCAAGGCCAATACCAGGGAAAATATAACTGTTGTTACATTGTGGAATTGGGAACACTTCACCATTAAATTCTACTGGTTCAAACGGGCTACCCGTTGCTACAAGTGCTTTACCTTCAGTCCATTTAATAACATCAGCTGGGTGCGCTTCAACCTGCTTAGATGGATTACTTAATGGGAAAATAATCGGCTGCTCACAGCCTGAGTGCATAGCGCGGATAACTTGCTCGGTAAATAAGCCCGGTTGGCCCGATACACCAATTAAAATATCAGGTGCTGCACAATGCATTACATCTAATAATGAGGCGTATTCGCCGCTGTAAGTCCACTCGCTTAATGCAGCTTGTGGTTGCGCTAGTGCTTGTTGGAAATCGCGTAAGCCTTCCATGCCTTCAGTGAGTAGGCCAAAACGGTCAACCATAAATACTTGGCTGCGCGCTTGTGCTTCGCTAATACCTTCAAACACCATTTGGCTAATAATTTGTTCAGCAATACCACAACCGGCTGAGCCTGCACCAACAAATACCACTTTTTGCTCGCTAAGGGTCGAACCTTTAACACGACACGCAGCTAATAAAGAGCCTACAGTTACCGCTGCAGTACCTTGAATGTCATCGTTAAAGCTACAAATTTCGTTACGGTAGCGCTTAAGTAATGGCATAGCGTTTGGCTGTGCAAAATCTTCAAACTGCAGTAATACATTTGGCCAACGGCGCTTCACTGCTTTAATAAATAAGTCTAAAAACTCATCGTACTCATCTTGCGCAATTCGCTTATGACGTGCGCCCATGTACATAGGGTCGTTCAGAAGTTTTTCGTTATTAGTACCTACATCAAGCATTACAGGTAATGTATACGCTGGGCTGATACCACCACACGCTGTGTAAAGTGATAATTTACCAATAGGAATACCCATGCCACCAATACCCTGATCGCCTAGGCCTAAAATACGTTCGCCATCGGTAACCACAATTACTTTTACTTTGCCTTTGGTGGCGTTGCGTAGAATGTCGTCAATTTGATAGCGATCTTCGTACGAAATAAATAAACCACGTGCACTGCGGTAAATATCTGAGAATTTTTCACAGGCATCACCAACCGTTGGCGTGTAAATAATTGGCATCATTTCTTCAAGATGATCGCGCACTAAACGGTAGTAAAGTGTTTCGTTGTTATCTTGAATGGCACGCAAGTAAATATGTTTGTTTAAGTTATCGTTAAAGCTTGAATACTGCTGATAACAACGCTCAACCTGCTCTTCAATTGTTTCAAAACGTGGAGGAAGCAAACCCGCAAGGTTAAAGTTTTCGCGTTCTTTTTTACTAAATGCGCTGCCTTTGTTTAAAAGCGGAGTTTCAATTAGGCCAGGGCCAGAGTAAGGAATATAAAGGTAGTTAGGATCAGTATTAGTTGTCATATTTCCAGGCTTTAACGGAGTCTTAAGTTATGATCTGCCATTATCATTGTAAAAGGTTAAATTGCAATGACAATTAAGCTTGTCAGACCATTGAGAGAAAACACATGCAGGCTTCTCTGCCTGCATGGCTATTATACATAAATTAAAATTTTATAGTGGCGTTTTTGTCTGTTAAATCCGACAAAGCGACCCCTTCACGGCGCGGGTCGGCCCCACCATACAATTTATTGTTTTTAACCTCTACGGCATGTAAACCAGAGTTTAAATCAAGCACGCGCACAGCATGGCCGCGTTTAGTTAATTGTGGGGCTATGGCTTCAAGCGCGGTGCCCTTTTCAAGGCTAGTATAATCGTTACGATTAGTAGTTCTTGGCAGGTTAATCGCCTCTTGCGCCGATAAGTTCCAATCGAGTACTCCAATAACTACTTGAGCTACGTAATCAATGATACGGCTGCCACCTGGCGAGCCAACCACTAAGCGTAAGCTGCCGTCGTTGTTAAACACCATCACTGGCGACATAGAGCTGCGTGGGCGTTTGCCCGCCTCAACGCGGTTAGCCACTAATTTGCCGTCTATACGAGGCGAAAGCGCAAAATCGGTTAATTGGTTATTTAAAATAAAGCCATTAACCATCACCGTTGAGCCAAACGCCATTTCAATTGAGCTGGTCATTGACACGGCATTACCAAAGCTATCTACAATGGATACGTGTGATGTTGATGGTAACTCAAAAGAATCATCTTTTGCGTAGCTTAAGTAGCCTACTGGATTACCGGCAACTGCTTTTGTGTCTTGCTCAGTAATAAGCTTGGCGCGCGATGCGATGTACTTTTTATTTAACAGCTCTTTAGTAGGCACTTGCGTAAAATCGGGGTCGCCCATGTACATATTACGATCGGCAAACGCTATGCGTGAGGCTTGGCTAAAGTAATGAATTGCCTCTTCGCTATTAGGTTTAAGCGCGCTCATGTTTTTGTGTTCAAGCAAGCCTAAAATTTGTAATACCGCTACACCACCACTACTTGGAGGAGCCATAGAGCACACGTTATACGCACGGTATTTAATACATACTGCGTCGCGTTGTTTGCTTTTATAATTAGCCAGGTCTGA
The genomic region above belongs to Pseudoalteromonas sp. MM1 and contains:
- a CDS encoding CpaF family protein, which codes for MFNLSSKSESVQTNLNTFETLKKILHDAVIEEYEQDPSALLNDALLEKISALCSDIDEFSESSFNSHQQAQVVQAVYDEIQGLGPIAQFMLDDQVSDILINDTQNIWIDKQGKLLCTASKFDDERHLRRFVDRLLDSCARQVNALTPIVDGKLKDGSRVHIVVPPACTSAAIVSIRKFNHKKINDDFLIDNKFLSKNCLHFLKTAVALGVNILVCGNAGAGKTTLLNVLANSINTNERVVTIEESAELNLHHNHVVQLEAHDTNSDGKGAVTLRDLVKAALRMRADRILVGEVRAGEVIDMLQAMNCGHQGSMTTVHANSASDAVTRLSTLVQLHNAQLSDSHTSALIASSIQLIVHVSRNTNGVRTLKSIGEIKRVDGHAQYSALYSISDTEQVNGEAISTSSVVSFMQSQGANANEISALLQPAKEQNHG
- a CDS encoding lipopolysaccharide assembly protein LapB produces the protein MKIIYIVILLSISGCAHIDYAPSVNPHSALSDIVTKYALNTRTLTCEGVSAVNCLALVHELNQLMLEHPNNKVILSISAYALYKSGRANQAQPVINKLLNLPEPPLNALSLGINLAIEQGNLVKAKQIAQYAIDEFGTEASPYLQMASIYYAQGDYVIAANYLELAYKFGAVKSHYYYHKGLIAEATPDNALACHYYNEAIGFDAQHSQATARYAKLSVLGNC
- a CDS encoding pilus assembly protein N-terminal domain-containing protein encodes the protein MFKTIIAVLLFLPCCISAQQSNLNYIENANGDRVKEVSHLVKWTHTRFVFNRDIARVALGHETTLDVNVVNGRELLILAKKLGRTSMMVWYDDNTSETFLLGVTEDYSVLENALNDIHSNLALTIAPDRHAVVLRGEVPTLNYRHAAHEAAKNYLYASSSQAAQPVITSAPNQGMFNSLAQRLQGMGNLNNGLAQSSNKVAIINLIKVTQAPKPKEVRIAEVLKSMGADKVTVKRISVDELSNDENDVFMLSGTVKNQIELVRLLNTINKLFEPEQASQAPTSTLDPNGLISSTAQTETNAIEVLANESGGLLNDDSGLTLSNVNSNVARATLLSVAKGKVLSSIEVEDLPQVRVSVQLYEVNQRRLKQWRPDISVLSNGYNKEQGLFGLEGMNARESGSASIENALQLIGGQLTNNLQLSTSQFAIDMLFSLLEQEGISRTLSRPTLSVLAGESAVFKVGGEVPVPTSYSPSGVTSGQQGNSGSVFSGTEFKSFGVELNVRALVDDKDRITLDLNPVISLPDTTLTAEIAQSTGSSLNSSAFNTRSMQTSTRLQDGQPFIIGGLISTDNNASHDFVPDANGESLFGKLSETTSKSENNRELIIVVTPNLVREPVNNLRVWQTVDLDSQMASFIQEQGL
- a CDS encoding tRNA-(ms[2]io[6]A)-hydroxylase, with the translated sequence MFELKYNTPFEWTEAVLADFNTFLQDHAAAEKKASGMAISMLSHYPDKRKLVKAMTDLALEELIHFKQVLKLLIERDTNLGDDKKDPYIKQIRALFRHGRDGFLMDRLLVGGVIEARGHERFSLVAKALPEGKEKDFYVAIAKSEEKHKNLFVELAYEYFDKEEVDIRLEELLVAEAEICKSIPFTAALH
- a CDS encoding sulfotransferase — translated: MSKIFIIGLPRTGTTSVCHAFLEFGIATAHTAYTSYCFENATAIADTPIFNDYIALDSHYPGSKFIYLVREKTPWIASIRQLLLRMHTNLTRPDGGFNIHIKRCYLSTFNDLSIENINQDDYLAECYNTHLANAREYFKHRSNEYLEIDIAKPQSFAELTAFLGIKSDRTDFEKMNRGGKVTAWNDIKHPLKIDSTAKGRIDKHLPYMR
- a CDS encoding MAPEG family protein, with protein sequence MIVSTYAALLAFYYIYLSFNVIKVRRSEQVSLGDNGNPKLQRAVRAHANFIEYVPFALILLFLAEYQGLASHYCNILGGALLIGRVFHNLGIVEKNLKYRQIGTIATFLVMVICAFLLLVTRNS
- a CDS encoding DUF2254 domain-containing protein, whose amino-acid sequence is MFVPRKVADRYREMINSIGFYPSVLSVGFLLFAVITMSLEYIAPVEQIKSFISVVLVDSAENARTILSTLAGSIISLTVFSFSMVMVVLNSASASLSPRVVPGLITRKSHQMVLGFYLGSIIYSIIMLININKLEGGDTAIPSLGVLLSLVFGLVSLGLFVFFIHSISKAIQVDNVLNGLFSQTKREIKAIIDRQSEKPFTDFPDFTQWHSVNSTTEGYYKGVHTDKLCAILAEENIRVYISVNQGYFTVKGYPFLKCDTYISNNEELIAKILDCFIFYIEEYISDHYRYGLTQISEIAVKAMSPGINDPGTAVKSIDMLSILLIERLSLNDTNYSFKHSNNAPLLFIHETSFDELLHDNFTPLRNYAKGDAYVMTNVLEAFKNILFVAHGNDAARNSLFNYLNAIVDDINEHVSNEYDRQEITNMLNAIARISKPQGDKLVARFTSQHTSQ
- a CDS encoding SIMPL domain-containing protein translates to MKTHILILSSAIALSTLSLGAHANSTPNAPHIYVKGEATVTTMPDYVQLSVGIVEIDKDLIDAKNKADKTMAKAIKLVKELGIKDGNINAGHISINRESQYNRSSGEQEFKGFRVSRTLSVKLSQIEKYPQLLQNLVNNGINQINQTQFLASNYEELHKQAQKLAIQDARKAAKELSADYGVELKGLYTASLSPMNVPAQPYARSEKTMMVADSAPGNFVPDAYHAGEIKVTASSYAVYFID
- a CDS encoding NAD-dependent malic enzyme, with the translated sequence MTTNTDPNYLYIPYSGPGLIETPLLNKGSAFSKKERENFNLAGLLPPRFETIEEQVERCYQQYSSFNDNLNKHIYLRAIQDNNETLYYRLVRDHLEEMMPIIYTPTVGDACEKFSDIYRSARGLFISYEDRYQIDDILRNATKGKVKVIVVTDGERILGLGDQGIGGMGIPIGKLSLYTACGGISPAYTLPVMLDVGTNNEKLLNDPMYMGARHKRIAQDEYDEFLDLFIKAVKRRWPNVLLQFEDFAQPNAMPLLKRYRNEICSFNDDIQGTAAVTVGSLLAACRVKGSTLSEQKVVFVGAGSAGCGIAEQIISQMVFEGISEAQARSQVFMVDRFGLLTEGMEGLRDFQQALAQPQAALSEWTYSGEYASLLDVMHCAAPDILIGVSGQPGLFTEQVIRAMHSGCEQPIIFPLSNPSKQVEAHPADVIKWTEGKALVATGSPFEPVEFNGEVFPIPQCNNSYIFPGIGLGVIAAKATRITDAMLSMSSEMLAESSPRANTGKGSLLPALTEIETLSKRIAFAVAKKAIEEGVALEISDDALWAAIDKNYWLPKYRNYKRCSI